Sequence from the Dysidea avara chromosome 5, odDysAvar1.4, whole genome shotgun sequence genome:
CAAGATGCACCACACCAAATACATAGGACAGACTATCTAACATGTACCATTACTTATCCACAATGCTCTAAAGGGCCTTAGTATTCTGAAATGTTCAGGGGGCTAGTCAAGAATGTAACAAACTTAGAAGGGTGGTTGTGGTCTTGTAATGGGCCTAACTTTGTGAAAAATGCTATCAAAAATTACACAAAAATCAAACAGACAGTTATTGATGTAGCTAAATGCATGTGGGAAATTTACACCAAAAATTTGTTCCTGAAATGTTCTCCCTAACATTAATAAACATAAACTTAGACTAAAattttataattaatttttgcgGCTTTTATGAAGTACAGTGGCTTAAAATCTTTAAAATAGCAGCAGGGTATTAAAAGATCTGAAATTTTACATAAAATCAATACAACACCTTTTTAATTTGCTTTTTCCAACTACATAATAATAGTGTGTCACTTACATTGTCTTCCTATTCAGAATACAAGTTATTAATGTAATCAATCCTCCAACTATACCAACACCTTGAAacaaaatttgtaaaatttttcCAACAACCTCATAATCATGAGATAGTAGTGAGAACTCTGAACACACTGGTAGACAAAAAGTATCACAAAACAGATCAAACTGGTCTGCACAAGTGAGCTGAGGAGCTCTTGAGAAAGTCAAGTTACCATCTTCAGTAAAGCTCTGACAGTCTGGAATAGATATGTTGATGAAGTTTTCCAGCAGTCTCCACTCAAGAGCACAATCATTGTCACGGATATGTACACACTCTTCACTCAAGTCTACAGAATCACCTTCACCACACAATGAATCTGATGCATTACAAAAGAATGGCAGAGCAGAAGAACTACATTGATCATTTTGTAGTGTTGTACTAACAGCAAGTACTGACTGTGCTAATTGTAATGGTCTTTGTAGACATAGTTGTTGAATTGAATTATCTTGTGTGGTCAGAAATGGAATGTCCGGACACAAGTCATTGAGTCCAACATTAGCCTCTAGTGAGAATGCATTTGCATTGACCTATAAATTAGAATGGATACATTACAATTATAGCAATCCAATGCTAGGTGACTACTGTATTTGTCTATTTTTGGTGCAAGCTAGCTGAAACAAGCAATTACAAATGTTGAAATCTAGCAATTACTGTATGATCCATTCACAGCTCACCATGTTCCTTTATTGTGATACAAATACTACACAGGAATAATAGTTAAATTGGATGTTACCTACATTTTGTATATGCACATGATAATGCTACAAACACTTAGTACAGAAAATACATAGTATTTTCAGGTAATACAGAGGGAAAAAAGGCACAAGCCTGTGAGTCCTGcacatgtacaaaataaaacTAAACCATTATTAAAGATAATAATTTATCAAATTTTAAAGTTGTTTTACTGATTCAAGTTATACTAGTTCATTAAGTAAATTATTCATTGATCTTACATGTATGTAAAAGAAATTACTTCGAATATACTGTATTTCAAGTTACTTGACTGTTCTTGATTTTTCATATAAACGGCAAAGAGCTTCAtgtacagtgctactaaatgttgtGGCAGGTGGCCTGGGTAATGGAAGCTTTTGTAGAGAAAATGAAAGCTCATTGAATACAAACAGATCATACAGCAGTGCAAATGTTTCCTGAAAAGTTACAAAGTTTTCTGGTTAAATTTATGACTTCATGTAGTTAATTTTAGGTCAGTGACTCTGaaatcatataattatactgatttcCACAGAAATCACTGCAATCATATACTGTACTGCCTTAggcatttcaccatccaaagtTACGGCTTCTGTTGTCACAATGAAGGCTTCAGTTGAAGTAAAGTGGTGTCTATTAAAACTATGAATACTTGAACCTGACATTCATTTTGGTAATGATGTAATCTACCTTACTGAATCAAAACATTTATTGAAACAAAGAAACAAGGCATTTATAGAAACCAGTCATAATTCAAGGCCATAGCTACTTTCAGGCAATATGGTGTATTGATTTTGAATTATCCCCTACATAGATTTTTTTAAATGCCTATTTTGTTAAGAAGACAACATGCACATTTCCAGTTTGCAAAtgtttactttttatagatTTTAATGCAGCACTTGTATCTGCCAACAAATTGAAATGAAGAGGATTATGTAACACATACACAACGGTGCTTTGTACTATATGGGATACTAATGTATTTAGTACCTAACAGACATGTCCACTAATAATACAGGTATGCAAAGGCATGATAAAGCACTACAATACAcatggaaatttgtttgtacaaCTTGTATATGCTGTGTTAATTTTGTTGCTCTTAAAAAAATGCTGTTTAATATAATGACCTACGCAACTACTCTATAAAGAGTTTATGTGCTCCTTAGCTTTGCTTTTTTATGTGCCAGAGGCTTTATGTGCTGTGATTTGATAGAATAAATTTTGCTCAACTTGGGAGGCTTCAATACAAGCATTACAACCTCAAAAATAAACTACTGTAAGCTAGAATCTTTTACTATAGAGCGGTATCATCCGGTAAATGGAAAATATCACAATACAGCAGTATATAGTACATTTTTCATGTATGTAGTAACTATAGTGGTCAGGTGTAACAACACAATGGGAAATCCCTGTATGTTTCACAATGTAATAATCAGTTGAGCACTTACTTCgggtggattcttaatcagcAAGTGTTCTTATATAGAATGATGCCAAGTTTTGTGAATTCTGTTAAGGGTAACACCTTGCTTTTTGAGGGTTTCCCACAAATTTCTCCAATAGGAAATTGCATGGAGTGCATATTATGTTTTAATCAATAGTAAATAAATGTCACTATGGTAATGTTAGAGTATAACCCAGATGGCATTGTACAGAGCAAGGCAAAGGCTTTAATATATTATTGTATAGCGTGCTGTAGAGATTATGGGTGTTAATTACTGCttttgtactgtatagcaggaaagtttggcaggaggaaactttggcaaatttaccGTGATAGGATTTTGGCAAGAGAAAGGTTTGGAGAATTTGTTACAACCtaaaaggctgcagcacatgttgctgtcagaccttcattgctggtcactgtaaagtttaTTGGACAAATCTCTTTATGCATCATTAAGCCTGCTAGACAAAATCTAATAATGTCATCCCCGGATTTTAGTTTGTTGAAACACCACTCACTCACCAAATTTGTTAAACTTTCTTCACACCAAACTTTCTGGCTATACGGACAGTACTTAgtataaaatacatgtattttacattgactcccaatagcatgttttgatatgataAGGCTTTTGCCATGCACCACAAGCTGCATGCCTGGAAGCCACATATtactataaataaataaagcaaCCATGAACCTCCCTACAAACAACCACACTTTACAACCTTACCTTTCTACATACATGTTATTCACTTGTTCAGTCTGAATTGGATGAACAAGTTTACTTATGTAGTAGCCGGCCATGGCCTGCCATATCTTGTGTACCAGGGTGGTCATAGTTTGAATATCATCGTACCAGTTTAAAAAGCACACTATATATACTACAATACTGGCATACTACTCAGCACTACTATAATGGCCAAATTTATTGAGCAGAACCTTTATAAAATATGCTAAATTTACATGCAATACACATAAAAGCGCACCAAATCTAGGAGGTAGGACAAATACTTTTGAATATTGCAGTGTACTGTATTTCCTCAAGCTGTATTCGAATTAACATCTGTCTCAATTATAAGCTGGACAGTTTCCAGCTTATAAATTTGGAAATAAATTTCTGGTCCCGAATAGAGACCCAGGCTATTAATGGAGTCTACTGTTAGTAGTTCCCTTGCTGCTGCTGTTTCTTCAAactaaaattaacaataattatatgGGAACAATGTGGAGTCTGAAAATTATAACCTGAAGGCCCGAAGCTGTAGTGCATGAGCAAAGCTGTAGTGCATGAGCGAAGCGAGAGTGCcagagggtttataaatttcatagactccacattgtgcctgtataactgctttagactctgaCTATTtttacattacactcagatagcttacctcatccatggctgtttttactgtaggctcggcaaaagcggctggttttcttgcaataatactagcaccatggcaactatgcatgctcacgtgacaaaataagtTCCCTTGTTACGTCACTGTACGTGAAATATGCATactgattggataaacctagattttgagcatatgttatattgtgcctgaaggcatggagtatataagaaaacaaggtggagtatatgaggtttattacccacccaaaacagcctaaatagagtctgaGTTTAGTGGGATTGGTAGTGATCTGGAATGTACATAGTTCCATTACCATTTCACATGGCCTCGTCCTACCCAAATGTGCCAAATCTGTGTCAACTAACAATAGAATAAATTTTACACATAAACACAACTGTGTAAACATTGGTTAATAATAATGTCTAAAAATCTGATAGTTTTGTTCATGGtagatctagcaatgggatactaccatgaacatcccacaatggtagggatgtcgatttgtaaaagttgattttttggtTTGCAGACCCTACACATGCATATGGTACTATTCTACAAAAGTGGATGTAACAAGTGGGATAATGAGCAATTTTGTAAGTTGCAAGACAAACCTGTATAGCTTACAGTGaagcacactatacttttagttagtagtgaacgtcataATAATGACAATATACAGGAATAGCTACAAGGTAAGGTAAGGGGGACATATAGACTCAGGGGTACACAACTACGTACCTGAAACACAGGTATATAGCTGGATCCCTGGCAAGACAAAACCATAAAATACAATGTACACAATTACAACATTACAGTTAAAAGTTCCGTAATATCCCACAATTCTGACTAGCAAGCATTGAAGATCCTACATTGTATAACTATGTCCATTATGTAACAACATGATCTGTACCACAAAACAAATTTCCTGTTTGCACTAGACAACCAGACACTATACATCTGGTGTGGGTGAAAAAAGGAAACTGTGTAGGTGAGAGGAAGTAGTGTCTTTTTCACCCACACAAAATAacttttagctatagctagctaacaagtcACACGTAGTTATGTACAGCATTAGTCATGCATATATGAGGCCACTTACTGAGCAGGTATCAAGATCCACATCAAAATCTCCACTGAATGATGAAATATCAGGAATTGACGGAGAGTTCACATAATATAATATTGTTGGTATTTGTAATAAAGTTATTATCAGTAATATCGAACATATCAAGATGGCCATTTGATATGCGGTTTTGGGATCTCCGCGGACATCGACGCAACCTGTAGCAAGATCTGTAACTTCATGAAGTTGAGTTGATCTGAGATCTCTGATTGAATGACATGACAATCTCGACTCCGTTATTGACTCCAGTTCAATCGCTTCTACCGTTGCATGGTCAGGTGATTCCACGTCTTCCCTCGAAGTCCTCTTCGTTTTCATATTATcgtcacaataattatattgcttATACTTTAGACCTCGCTTTAGACCAACACGTAACCCGCTCGTGGTCAACCGCACTAACTTAATTAAAAGTGGTGTATTGCGTACCATTACGTTATTGGATTATGCACACTATAATGACATTATTGTATTACGTATACAATTACGTACAATATACAGGATCGTACATGGTGGGCCCAAAGACAAACTCGTAGGCGTAACACATCCTTAGCACTATCAACATCAAAATTTTGTCACAGTTCTACCAAAGCAGCTGagtagctacatgcatacagCTAAGAGTAGGTATAATATACTGTTATGTTAGCTACATTcggcaaagcccaccaggggtaTTAAAGGCTGATATATACACTGTGATAATGTAGAAGTAGCTATAATCTCTCTAATCATAGTTTAAAATGCATATCCAATGATTGACTAAACCGTACACTGTATATTGTCACTATTGTAACATAAATGAGCACCtaaagcagtggcggatctaggatttttaaaagggggtttctgaaagttgagtatatagacgggttgcctatttagggcgtgtcccttgtgtaacgcaagaaaacgcgactttccgttttacgcatgattacaatgttggtcaagaagtcaacaaaaaacccattttaAAAAAAAGGTTGACATacgtttttgattcttcaaaggtacaaggtgagttaaaatcatccagtctatcattctaagtagtagcaaagtcttacaaagaatgttttcagcgagttttatcgctttccaaaaacccgagattgagagaaaatcatcttctcgctcagccttcaccttacacgctggatatgttatagctcgaacttttctctataacatactttctgttctaaaggctggctaactcttgcttgctaaagttaatcgaaacgttcattttctccaatagccgtaatacatttttgacttagcgaactcggaaagtatgtggaaaatttacggcaaaacgaccacgccttaaaaaggcaacccgtctatagctgaataaggcatctgatgacatttctccataaaattttgagattttaaaaactctgagatcggattttaggctacttttagttggcaattacaataaatccaatgctttaaactgtaaatactatagctaactatagggcaaagatggtgactatatAAGCTgcagctttgattgctctattagagtagttacttgactgctctattagagtatctcgatcgttttttaatgcagtgcaggggcggatccagggggggctttgggggctgatgccccccccccccccttcatatttagactttacttgatcaatatgctgagtattataatgaaattttgtcttagcataattattattattatttattt
This genomic interval carries:
- the LOC136256145 gene encoding uncharacterized protein; this encodes MKTKRTSREDVESPDHATVEAIELESITESRLSCHSIRDLRSTQLHEVTDLATGCVDVRGDPKTAYQMAILICSILLIITLLQIPTILYYVNSPSIPDISSFSGDFDVDLDTCSVNANAFSLEANVGLNDLCPDIPFLTTQDNSIQQLCLQRPLQLAQSVLAVSTTLQNDQCSSSALPFFCNASDSLCGEGDSVDLSEECVHIRDNDCALEWRLLENFINISIPDCQSFTEDGNLTFSRAPQLTCADQFDLFCDTFCLPVCSEFSLLSHDYEVVGKILQILFQGVGIVGGLITLITCILNRKTMFRFPQIYIVYNTIDVIIILILLILPLSIGSSKFLCSDHNLLEALQSPTRYCLAQGFIVQTGFLYFLGFWLFHLGHLLFALAFPLKAKMFMENHATKCHAIEVTIVLVLGSLPGAIIAGTSGYQIDTFPPDVCVPIDPNVFFHTFTLPIAIGATIGLSMLLTTFWILRRMNAARSQEEYSCNPKDILVLLKSFWTGFSTPETKLFVLFWYYILVIFVLLAHFTDILLSANSTVEQLQNYFACSIAGYRPECDVHQDELEDVYRASYFLDLAALMLLCSITLSNLTYVLQCHDIKRFLRRFFT